The sequence below is a genomic window from Setaria italica strain Yugu1 chromosome IV, Setaria_italica_v2.0, whole genome shotgun sequence.
TATAATAAATTGCATGGGTCATTATCCATGCATTTATAAGTCACAAACATGTTCAACCGACATTACACTACTCTCTCTTGGCCATCAAAGCATCGGCAATACTATCACGGAAAGCATTCATGTTGCTCTCTTCATGTCCATGTGCTTGCGGCTGAGATGATGTAGCTTGaccaacacttggaacaaaGTCTTCATCTTGATCACACATGTCAGAAAGTTCATCAGCCAAAGCACTTTCTCTAATAAAGTTGTGTAGGGCCATACATGCGATTATAATCCTTGTTTGTTTTTCCATTGGATAACTCGATATTTTTTGTAATATGCTCCACTTCATTTTGAGAACACCAAATGCCCTTTCAATCACATTCCGTAGTGATGAATGCAAGTGATTGAATAgttcttttttacctcttggctCTGGACCTTGTCGAAACTCTGGTAAATGATACTTCTCTCTTTTGTATGGTGAAAGAAAACCCTTCTGGTTAGGATAACCCGAGTCAACCAGGTAGTACTTTCCTACACATATTTCCAAGATGTTAGTAATAATATATGGTccatttaataaaaaaattgtaggtGCCAAATTGTTGTACCTTCTAGCGGAAAAGGAAATTTGTCAGCATAGTTCTGCAATGCTTCATTTAAAACCCTTGTGTCCTGCACTGAACCAGGCCATCCAGTAACAACAAAAATGAATCTCATATTGAAGTCACATACAGCCAATATATTCTGAGTGGTAGATCGGTACCGACCAAAATGCGTAACCTGTTCAGTAGAAGATACAACTACAGGGATATGAGTTCCATCAATTGCTCCAATAGCACCATGAAAATGAGGTGAAAACCGATGCTCTTGTAGTTTAGGATGAACTGTAGAAAAATCTGGATCTTTTGGTTTAATAATGTCTGCAGCCATTCTGTTCAAGCAATTCAACACATGAGTGAACTTTCTATTGATGGTCTCTGTAGATCTCTGAAATCTATCCTCAACTTGGCTAAAAGGTTGAGAACCACCTACTATCCATAAAAGCATGGCCAAACTTTCAATGGAATGCATACCCATAGTTGATTTCAACCCATAGTTGGTAACTAATGCTTCATGCAAACTATCAAAAACTGCCCTTGTCATCCTGAACATTCTATAACATGATCTATGTCTTTTCAAAGTGGTAGTAATCCATTGATAACCTATCACCTCAGGTTGTCTCCTTGCTAACTTGTTtaggtaagtttgatcctagtACATACCAAACATGTTTGTAGCATTGATCAACTGATTCATCTTTTTCTGTTACCCAACTGCAATTTCCAACAACTTGGAGTATTCATCACCACTTGATTCATCACTTGCAGAACTCATCTACATAAAGGCACATGGAGAACAACATCGCAAGTCTGGTACAAATAACAAATAATAGAGTTTTACACAACTAACAGAAGATCACAAAGACCTCACAAGGCATAAATATAGATTTTCATACAAAAAATAGTAGCTAGATAGATAGGATACAGAAATAATTCTTCCATGGCCGACTACGTCTTCCTTTCTTCATAGCATCTCTTCAGCCAATTGAACCTTCCTTCATTGGTGTCAAAGCTAGACAAAAAAAATTCACGATTTGCAGAATGCTTGAACAACTGTGTTGCAATGTAATGCTCATCACTCCCTTCTACAGCCCCACATTCTTTAACCAATGCCATAACCTCTCTAATCGACTCACATGTGAAGTCACCAATCAATACTTTGGAGGTCACAAAGTTGGAACTAATCACATCATCCACCATGCGTGACATCACCCACACCATAGGATTCTTCCCTTTCTTCCTTGGGCTAATTTTCCTAGAGCTACTAGATTTCACCTTCCTCTTTAGTTCGGTGCGTGTAGATGATGTGGGTGTGAATTGATCACTCCCCATTTCATGAATTTGATCATCGTCCCGCTCTTCTTCATTGGGAATGCTGTCCCCACCACCTTCTTCACCAGGAATGCATGCAGAGTGGCCTGAGACATGACTCTTCTCAAACATAATTTCCCATTGTTTCAAACATGGTGGAGGAGTATGACGGAATGCCTTTTTCTCACTCTTGAGGTGTCCCTGTACAAAAAAATAGAGAAGATACAAACTGATTAGTCAATTGCATATAGTACAAGAATTCCAATGAACATACACATGACAGATTGCTAACCTTTGTGTTTGTCTCCCACCATTCATCACTTGCTGTAGGTATCCCCAAAACAGGATGCCTTCCAAGGCTAGAATTGCTCCAAAGCGATTTCCAAAACCCATACAAGGTCTTCAAGTTATCCCAATGGTTTTTCAGCTGTTTCTCGGTATAATTTTTACCTGTTTGAGTAAAAAACTTGTCTTGCAAGTTCTTATAGCCTCTATCATTTAGTGTACATGAGGCCTATTCCCAGCTTCAATCTCCTCAACAACAATGTTACAAAAAATTGTAGTCATTGCAGGATTTTCCCAATCTGCTTGGCACACAATCTTTTCAGTTTCGTTGCTCTTTCCCTTGCCCTTTCCTTTGTTCTCCATCTAGACAGAGAttttttttgttcatgattGCATACAAAGATATCATTTAACAGATTGGTGATTCCAAATCCTAATCCATGATTCAAAGCTCCTAAACCATGATTCCAGGCTACCATGATTCTAGAGGATGTGGTGCTCACCTTGCTGCAGATCTTGCACAGGGACGAGCAAGGGCcgggcgacgaggacgagcagGGGCTTGACAAGCAGGGGCGACGAGGGGTGGAGGGATGGGGCGCGAGCAGGAGGGGGACAGAGGGAGGACAGCGGGCGGCTCATGCAAGGGCGGAGGGTGGCGAGCGGCGTGTGCAGGGGCGGAGGGTGGGCGGCGCGTGCAAGGGTGGAGGACGGCGGACGGTGCATGCAAGGGTGGaggacggcgggcggcgcgtgcaAGCGCGGGATgcggacggcggcgggatgCGGATAGGGTTTCACaagggaggtggaggaggatggAGGAAAAAGAAGCATACTGTTTTGGCACTTTAACTATGGCAGGTGGGTAATAACCGTTGAAAGCTCACTAGAAGCTCCCTTTTTCCTCCTTTCCAGCTTTCCATTGTAACGTGGCTTTCCACAACTTTTGATCCACGAAAAGCTACACTCGAAAGCTTGGTGTTTGTTTGGGCTTTTGGCTTCTTCGGCTGAGAAGCTGGCTGAAAGCCCAAAGAAATAGGGCCTGATAATCCTTGATTTTATTAATTTGGTAGTAGTTTGTTATTGCCCATATAGAAGCATGATTGTTCCTTGTGGATTCGATATTAAACCTCAGAATACTCTAACACAAATGGCTACAACAAACACCTGTTGTGCCCTAATCCGCATTGCACGTGCATCCAAAAGGGATTTGGAAAAGGATCTGCTCCGGCGATGGTGGTGAAGATCATGCCATGGAGGCGATGGAAGGCACGAGGAGGAATTGGTATCAGCCATGCATGGCGACCGTGGTGACTATTGGATTTAATTGGGCATAACCATTTATCTTCAATTaaatcaaaaaaattaaaaagccTAAGATTAATGCTAGGGAGTTACCAAAAGTGATTAATTCCACAAGGGAATTTGAGAAGGTTGTTAATGAGGATTGATGACTCAACTAGAGTTGTTCATGAGGATTGATAACTTAATTAATGACGCACTTGTGAGAATTGATGACTCAATTAGACTTGTTCATGAGAATTGACACACAATTAATGACTCAATTAAATAACAAATTAAGTCCTAACCTTTCTTCTAACTATAATGGCATTTATTTTTCTCCCATTACTATTACAATATGATACCCCTCATTATACGTAGCAACATTAGGATGTTGAAAGGATTTTGCGAGCAAGAACATTGTAGATTAATCTTGTAGAAAATCCTATATGACAGCGTTGGACCAACCACGACAAACATGATTTTGGTGAAGCCGACCACAATTTTTTTAGGACAACTCCAAAATAGTACAAGTGATTGCCGCTCCCTCACAACTGTACTTGGCCCTCTTGTACCCTCTGATTCTTGCCCTATACAAGAAATCCAGTGCTATTGAACTGTATAGTCTAATCCTCTTGAGTGGTCCTAATATAATTGCCCCTTACAAGCATTGGATGAGACCTTGTGTTAGCTATTGGCTTGATTGATCCTTAGAGTCTCCACCTCCTTATTTATATAGTCCCCTCCAAAGTCCCCATACATGCTAGTAGGAGTCCTCATAGAACTAAAAATCCTAATAGCTGAGTCCTACTCCAAGTAGAATTTGAATCATCATACAATACTAGTTGATGATGTACATAAGTACCATCGAGGCGCCTATATCAGAGAGCGAGGCGTACTCCTCGTGTTCACATATAAGCAACCATAAATCATTCAACTTACTTGCATCCACTACACTCTGTATTCCCCTCACAAGACTCTGCATGCATAGAAGCTTGCATGAGCAGGCCTCTGGAACCATGCCCACCTTCAAGATCCAGCTCGGGATAGACGGGTGATCAGGTTTTCGCCGCGTGACTGCTCAGTGGTCATGTACGTCCCGGAGGACATTCGTTGCTCATTGATTGACTACATCCACTACTTCTGGAAGGCCACCGTTCAAGGGGCTGCAGCTGAACTCTTCCTGCATCAACTACGTATGACTACATCGAATAGCCGAGACTGACACAATGTCCAGTCTTGGAAACAACGCACCCAGTGCCTCTAGTACCAGACCTACCAATGGGTACACCCTTCTCCGGTTCTTTTATTTGTTCATGTTAAATAGGAGTGTAATCATGAATACTTGCGCATACTATGTTGTCACTAGATCACTGAACAATGTCATGTTTTATCTAGTATATTTTGGATTTAAAAATATGCTGTAAACGGTGGCTGGGGGAAGTTCATGGTGGCCTCGAAGGCGATGGTGCTCCAAAACCCTGAGGAGTGTGATACAACGCACCTTGAAGATTGAAAGGTGCCTTTTCTTAACTCGAGCACGGTTTTCTAGTGTAGTTTCAGCATGGTAACTACTAATTTGTTTAGTCGATGTGTGCAGTTTTTATTCTAGTCATTGTGTATCTAGTATAGTTTGTAGCATAATTTGAGTAAAACACTGAGGCTTAATAAGGTGGtggtaaagaaaataaagacCTAccatttttataaaaaatagaaaaatgttAATTTAAGCAACATTGTAATTATTAATATATTGTATTCCTAACTACTAAAGCAACTTGGTCCTCAAAAACAAACTACTAAAGCAACTTGTAGGTGATTAATCCTATCTTATTGCTAGGAATTATAACCCTGACATAGGCGGTACTAAACCTTTGGTGCAACCATCGAATGATGGTAAATGGTTTAATGTATCTACTTCTTTCAAGATACAAGCCGAGATGGTAGAGATATCAAATTGAAGCCCCAGGAAACAGGTCAACAATCAAATGTAGTATCGAAACTTCGAAAGAACCGCCATGGAACATGCCATGGAAGAGCTTCAGAATATTAGATGTGTCGTGCCTGACTAAAGGTATTTTCTATTGAAAGCACTTGAAGATGGTTAAGATGATGTTGCCTTGGCCACTCTGATAGGCTGGCTCAGAAGGTATCATTTTTAATTAACCACGTCTCCAGATGCATAACCTTTAGCCTATTATGTTTCCATGGCGATTTTACTCGTATGCTTGTAGTAGAAAGGGTTGGGTTGGCAAAAGCTGCACATCAACTAGCTTATGGCATATATATCTTACTGCAAGCTTTACGAGGAGAAGGTTGGGTTAGAGAGATATGCAGCAGTATTTTCTCGTTTCCTTCATAGTCAGGACGCTACTTCTATGTATGACGGGTTTACAATCTATGGTCGGGCACTCCCCACGCATGAAGCTTTGGCCAGCGCACATGTGAACTACTTCATCTCAACAAATTTCCCTGTACATAGGTACTGTCAAACTAGCGAGTTCTTATTGTGTTGAGAATTCTGTAAATAGAAGTAGCCAAACTTTCTGTTTGTGAAATATCTTATACTGCACTGCATTCAAGTTCTTCATAACAACACTATTCTTTTTGGGGTTCAGTTTACACTGAGAACAATCATGTCCCATTGACCTCAAATTGACGATAAAATGTCATCCAAATTGGTCATCACGAGGAGATGCTCCTCATGTACATAGCACCTGCCAAAATTAAGATTATTGGATTTCACTACCATAGAACACTCACAAAGCAATAGCCGAACAAAAACTTACTCTGACAGCCCCCTCCGCAAACTATCTGTTGGTAATAAGTAGGGAAGCAAAAGCCATCTGCGATATTGTCCTAGTCGGATCCCATAAGAAACCGACCGTAATGACTCACCTTATCCAGACAATCCTTAACAtgaatatactccctccgtttatatTTATAATTATAAGGCATGGTATGACTTAGCACGGTCCTTCAAATAACACTTTGGCCATTCATTTACATGATATTATTTATGGCtataaacttatgatcattgtagaggatatttgattacgaattcaaccatataaagtttacattataaaataaaaaaataatagttaaattattggtcaaatattgcaaagtttgaatcttgatatgggcgtgcaccttataaataaaaatgtaaATAAAAATGTAGAGAGTAGGAAAGAGGTTCAATTACCAAGAAAGATTCTTGCAAACAATATCCTAGGCTTTGAGCTTATCTAGAAATTTTGTAAGGTGGGTATTAAACACTTTATCCTATTGCAACCGTGGGGCTGAAGGTTCCTTATCTAGGTTGCAATTCCTTACATCAGCTTTGACTTTCCCATCAAAGATGACCATGTCAGTCGAGGCTAAACTCTAAACCCTAAAGTATCTGCTATCCTTCTTATCTAGGTATACTACCGGTCAAGGCTAAGGAAGGGAGGCCTGTGTGATGCAGCCATGCTCGACAGATGAGGCGGCTCGGCTGAAAACCGCGTCTTCCTCGTAGAAACACCATCATTACGGGTGACTGGACAAGGCTGAGCGCCTAGGTGGGATGTCAGCGGCCTCATCCGTCCCACCCAATAGGGAGGAGGGCAGGCGcatgttgatggcagttagcacaCCAATTTGTGAATCACAAGTGCACGGATCATCGtaacttttcccttagagtagtCCATCCAAGGTtcatcaatccgtggatcggcagcAAACTTGCTAGGGTTTTCTATCTAGTCTAATGGAtctatcctaacatgaagcatagattgcatatgaaggcaaacttgttgtaaagatggatatcatgaataagggtagatcacatccacaaatatatatgatataacaccacAAAGGGTAGCAAGAaactatcatcttctagttgtagttccaTCTAACGAGAAAGCACATcatccatctcatccaaagcaatctttaaactactacctctaGTCAACCTTccaaaaacccccaccttacatgAAAGCAAACCCCGTCACGATCCCCCCTATCTGCgcaggcagtttaagggcacgaacacagatgaacatgtctagctatcaagaagggataacatactagatctaattaccatgattacataaatcatgctatgtagtctaatCAAGAAGGGATAatatactagatctaatcaccatgattacataaatcatgctatgtagtctaatCACAAATTAGACCgaggaacaagcatattcatgataagtAGAAAGTCtaaaaggaggcattgagtCGCTAACAGTCAGATAACaagaagaacattgctcacataatatatgtatttagatcatcacctacAAGTACATACCATTCATGATCacaactagctcctgaactccaccatggcacaaccgcgcagggaggccatggtggcTATGGTCGGCCTAAGCCACCTCCTAGACAACTCCGAAGACTTGCGGCGGTCGTCCGCTCCCTCTAGTGGATGAATGCCATGTGCCGATGAAAATTGGGCATATTGATAGTCCAGAGGTGCCGTGGGGCGAAGGGCATGTCGATCGGGCCAAAAACGGGAtaagccgatcagcctaggcaATTTTGCCACCTTCTCAGCCTCAAATGCCAAAACTTTCTACactaaagttgtagatcttttcgaGCCATGCAATTTAGATACCAAATTCACCCCAATCGGAGTTCTGACAAGGGAGATATTCCTCGTGCAAGGTCGGCTACTTCTGCGGGCCTTCTGACCTTCCAATTTTAAGTTTCTCTTAGCTTGACCACGAGATTGACTTGCCAAATCACCACATACTTCACCTCTAAGTCATCTGGAATGATGGTTCATCAAATGTGGATGCATTTGGATGATGAAttggtccaggccgatcggcctatggGTCCTGGGCCAATCGCCTACCCTCTTTTGGTCTCTGCCGGTTCTCGTCTTTCTTGTGTAGACTTCTTGTGTTAGTCGAAAGTCCAGATCCAAATCCGACTTGTAGaaaaaaaacccttcatttaATCCGTATTTcttgtgattttgcaatatgatctaaaacacaacacatatgcggatatggggttatttcaggtatcaagtggcaggttagtataagaatatacATGAAAACACTATTAAAatgacactaaaagtgtgtcaataacgagcgtcaatagCGCATTCCTACAACTACCCAGTACCTTTTACAGAAGGAGGGGCCCATGTCTTGTGCCCAAGGGGAAGTAGGCCCTCCCTAGGAAGGAACCTAGTGACGGGACCTAACACTGACCGCCCCGGAACGGTGGGCCTAGGATCCTCTAGGCAAGGAAGAGGAAACAACATTGATGCCGCCCCCCTCGACATAAAATGGTAAAAAATGGGATTAATGCGCAAAGGACCTGGGTGAAGCCCCGGATACATGCGAAGCAAGACTAGGGGTGTCAAGGATAGGACCCCTAGACGGGGCACTGTAGCAAGGAGGGTGGAAAATGGGCCGCCGCATTCACATGTAAGGTGGCAGGGAGGATTACTTGCCAAGGCTTCCTCTCCCCTCCAACCATGGGCATTGTCTAAAAAAGACCAAACCTGTCTAATGAAAGGGCAAGCAACATTGAATCACTAcccacaggacgtagggtgttacgcTATTAcgagcggcccgaacctatctaaaaacCCTCGTCTGTTAAGCCCATACTTCCTCCTAGGATTTTCCCAAGAATTTGCGTACTAACCCCCAGGTTGGATCTCTAAAAGGGCGTCCCATCGGATCCCCGCTCTCGGTGCTTGACCATCGTCAGATATATAGTGGCACTAATTAATAATGAGCTAGTTCATCAACCCATGCTTCTCCACAGGTTAATAAGTTTTAAAAATCATGGTATTA
It includes:
- the LOC101772157 gene encoding uncharacterized protein LOC101772157, producing MILEDVVLTLLQILHRDEQGPGDEDEQGLDKQGRRGVEGWGASRRGTEGGQRAAHARAEGGERRVQGRRVGGACKGGGRRTVHARVEDGGRRVQARDADGGGMRIGFHKGGGGGWRKKKHTVLAL